The nucleotide sequence ACAGAATTGTCTTCAGCTTGCctactaaaagtctggtacaCTAATAAAGTAGTCCCTACCCCACTTCCAAATCTGTGCTTCTGTGGGGTAGAAGTGTACCTAGGGGTTGGCGACATCTGCCCTTGCTAGGGGCACAAAATTCACCCATCAGGCAGAATCCTCCTGTTACACCTGGAGTGCCCCCTGGCTCACCTCTCCAGGTCCTGCCTTGCCAGCTGATGGGATCTCAGGAAAGGTtgttgctgctacaggtgcaggAGGGGACGGAAAGGGTCCTCAGAGCAGCTACCAGGCAGAAAACAGTGCAGCTGCCCCATTCAGCCCCAAGGAGACATGTTCCTCCTGTCCAGGCAACCTCACCTGCTGCTCAGATTTGGGGgggtgatgggggtgggggatacaGCTCAAGAGCAGAAGGgaccctaggtatgcctctgctaGAAGGTAGATTACAAGGGAGGTTTTTTTCTGCCAGAGGTTGGGGACTCTATGTCTTCTGTTGACAACCAACCACCAGTGGTATcgtggaggggggaaaagaggtCTTCCCCTTTCCTGCTGTATCTAGCTTGCTTCACTTTGTTGGGGGATGGGTTGGGTGTTAGACACATTCATTTTGCATATTTAATCCATGTGGTCCCAGCACACAACTTGTGTGTGCTCCTCATGTGCACACACCAGATGTTGGGAATTGAAGTTGTGCATAGTCTCCACACAGGAAAAGGGATGGCATGGGTATGGAAGACCCTAGGCCACATCACATTTGggttgtgtgtgagtgagagtttGGGGGAAGGGTGCAGGGTGCCAGttgtaattttttatttgcaCCTTGCAGCTGTGTTATCACTTCTTTGGTGCTACTTATACCATTAcaaatgtaaaatgtttatttatgttgcatttttagGCATTTTGAACTGTGACCTTCCAGTTTTTCTATGTATATCTTTGATCAGTAAAGTGCAGCTGTGTTAGGATTGTTTTCACATTAGCTGCTAGATACCTTGAAGAATCAAGAAGGGAAACAAAATTTCCAATACTTTTAAAgacacataataaattattaaaattcAGTGAGATAGGGTTTTTCAAAATAATTGTATTAACAGTATTTCTTACAGTacatagatatataataaatctgTCATCAGTTCTACTCCATTATTTCTACTCTTCTCTTTTGTAGACAGAGTTCCCATATTTACGGCTCTCCCCTCTTGAAGAGTCTGCTCTTTTCCATGTATTTTAAAGTACTTAACTCCTTAGCTGACCCTGTCTGGGCAAAGTttagaatatgggggggggggcgcagttcCAATTCATTCTACTGCCTGAATAGGCATCATGGTTTCTGTTTTCATTCTGAGCGCATAAAACAATCTTTCGCAGTCAACCTTGAGGATAGTGAAATCTTTGCCAAGAATGAAGCTAtctttgctattaaaaaaaagtttcttctatTGAAACCCATATTATTTTTGCATCTGTCTGATTTAGGTTTAAAGCAATTTttcaaatttcaaaggaaaaaatCATTTACTTGTTAAATTGGTTGCCCCTAGCAAGAGTGTCCAGAGCTTATGAAATGAGACATCAATGAAAAGCACACTCACATGTAATCAGACTATGTGTTGTTGTGTAGCTCCAAGCTTTATTTTCTCCTTGTTTAAGGCAGTTCTTAGACCAAATAAATGCCTTTTTAATAATTGACTATCATGAAAGCAGTCCTATGATCTTGCATGTTGGCATTGGTGACACATACAGTatgttccctccctttccccaaggGGAGTGTGTATCAAGCCAAAAAGAGTTCCTTACCTTTTCACTTCATTGTGGGCTCAATTTTATGGAACTCCTTTCCAGCTGAGATCAGGCAGCCCCCTTCCCTGTTGAACTACTGAAGACATTTTAATTGAAGTATTTTTATACTTCCGACCAATTTTATAGTTCCATCAAAAAATTCCTTTTTGTGTATTATATttcttgtacactgcttagaggtgGTTatagttaagcagtatataaattgtttaaataaataataaacaaaaaggGGATTTTGCCACCTGTTGTTGAATCACAGTTTACATGCTCTTTTTATATTTGTTCTTCTACTCTGTTGATTCTCACTCTGACCACAGATAGACAAATTGTAATTAAGTGTCCCAGATTCACCTAATGCTTCTGTCAGTTTGAAGAGGAGATAACATACCAGAGTGCAATGAATTTTTGAGTGCTAGATGTAATAGAAGtggcacagtacagtggtacctcgggttaagtacttaatttgttccagaggtccgttcttaacctgaaactgttcttaacctgaagcaccactttagctaatggggcctcctgctgccaccgcgccactggagcacaatttctgttctcatcctaaagcaaagttcttaacccgaggtactatttctgggttagcagagtctgttacctgaagtgtatgtaacccgaggtaccactgtacaccctttCACTTAGCAAGAACATAATTTTCATTCCCCTACCTATGTTACAGTATCAACAAGTTTGAAGATAAAATGTATTTGTGTTTATTGCTTAAATACTATAATCTACCACTATaggccatggtttagtgttacaggAGCAAACCACACACCTGGGCTTGTGCATTCACACCATTCCTTTTGCTGTGAGAAGGATGAGCTTGAAAGCTTTTGCTTTCAATTTTAAACTAACTACAGTTATGTCCAAAGTTGGGACTCTGATTAAACTTTCTAGCCATGGTTTATGATTCTTACATGAATCAGTTGAATCAAACCAGAGATCCTGGAGTGCAGACAAGGAGGAAtcgtaattaaaattaaaaatacagtcatactttggttgtcgaacgccttgcaacttgaatgttttggctcccaaacttcTCAAACCCAATCAtctctgcggcttccaattgagtgcaggaagttcctacagccaatcaaaagccgcaTCTTGGTTTTCTAACATTTTCGGacgtcgaatggacttctggaacggattccgttcaaaaaccaaggtatgactgtagatgctTCTGACCACCCCTTCCTGGTGTATCCCATAGCTCATTCCTATAATACTAAACTATAGTTTACTGGTACATTCAAAGTGACTTAGCCTATGAGATGCAGTATCTAGACTGGGTTTTGATGCGGAAGGCCCAGGTTCAAAATTGACTCATCCATAAAGTTCATAAGCTCCTGGCCAATATATAGTTTTTATGATGAGACAGATAACGAATCTCTTCTTGCAGCAGGCTACAATGCTTGCTTTTAAATTTCCTGGGTAAAGATTCAGAAATACTGGCATGACTCAGTAGCCAAACATGTTTATGACTTCCTctgaacctccccctcccccacattttCTCCATGTGTTAAAGGAGAGCTCTTCTATATCGTGCTGAGCTCTAGGCCAGGCAAAATAAGTGCTGACTTCTTGTGCTACTTCTGCCTGGCTATGTGTAAAGTAAAGAGCAAAGTCCTTTTGTGTATGTTACAAGATTTGACAGATGTGAGGGAATTTCTTACTGTAGTGGAAGATTAGATCTAGGGCTCGTTTTTGGGTTGTGTCTGCACATCATGCTAACCATGGTTTAACATGATATCAAGGAGCTCAAGTAAGACTAATGCACTGCCGCCGCCTCTCCCCTACCTCTGTGTAGCCAGAAGGAAGTTTTGACTGCATCTGGTTTCACTTTTCTCTGAATCTTTGCTTGTTGTGTCATCTGGGCCAGGATTTATTATAAACTCTGAGTGGTTTAACAAACCAGCTTCAGACACCATAGTTTGAAGTGAGCTTGTTTTGAATCTGACCAGATATTCATTGGAACTGTTTCTAGCCCCACAATCTCTTTATTTAATGGCATACACTAGCATCACtagcatgtaaaaaaaaaaatcatttattagTCACAGTTCATTTTGTGGTAATCAAAGGTGACAGAAACAGCAGTCTTAAAATGGTAGTTGTCTTCTTTGAGTGAAGGTGTTcaattgcttttttaaaggttttgatATGGCTAAGCAGAGTTCTTGTATGTTGGAACAAGTATAATCGTTCTTGTATTTCTTCCTGGCAGACCTAAGAGAACACTATACAGTAAAAAGTATGGAGTGGATCTCATCAGATACACGCATGCTGCCAACACTGTGGTGTACAGTTCCAATAAAATAGATGGTAAGTGATCTATTCATTGTCTCTGATATCTACCTGTTTTTTGGCAGGGATAGATAATAAATACTGAAGACTTGAGCAAAAGATTGGGCTTGATTACATTGAGTGGTTTATTCATTCAAGCTTTTAGAAGGTAAATGAATATTTTCCTGCACTTAATGTTTAATctctaaattattattttaaagagatTCCTTAGTCAGTTCTTGACTGAACTTTTAATCAGGGTGAAATGAAAGCCTGAACGATTGATTTGATGCAAGCTAAACATGTATGCAGGTGTCTCTTAACTTTGCTACTGGCTTATAGTGCATTAAAGTCCATTTGTGAGTACGATTTGATTTAACACTGCACCTGCAAATGGACAAAGCTGGGCGGCTCAGTGGGGGAACCccttagtgcaggcttcctcaacctcatccctcctgatgttttgagactacaattcccagcatccctgatcactagtcctgctagctagggatcatgagagttgtaggccaaaaacatctgtagggccaaggttgaggaagcctgccttagtgCAACCAATTCTAGTAAAGCTTGATGGTGGTGCTGATTTAAGCTCCCAGTTGTTATTTTGTAGCCACATCCTTACCTGTCCCACACCTGTCTTCATATATATGCCATCAGGTGTGGGGTGGGCGGGCATGTTTGGGGAAAGCAGCCTTGCTTGCCATATTGGGTCCTGTGCCCACAGGGTGGAGGTTTTTCGCCCTTTGTAGGGCAAGCTTCTAAAATTATCCTTTTTAAGATCTGTCAATTTAAGCTGTAAGTACAAGGAATTTATTTTGTACTCATATCTATTTTGGCTCAATATTTTACACCTtgagtaaaataataaaacttttGTCAAATTCAGCAGTTATAACCTGAGAGTAAGATGGTAAGATATTTGGTGTCCTTTAAAGAATAGTCAACATATACTTCCTTATTCTAAAAATTATCTGAGAAGAATTGTAGGCATTCATAGAGGGTAATAAAAGTATTATGAATAATATCTTGAGTTTTTTAATCTAAAGCTTaacattcagaatattttcagaACTGGCCAATCTTTCTGGCCTCTGCATAGAGGTGATACCACAGCAGTAATTAACCACATCCTTCTCTTGCTGGGTGTACAAAATTATGATATGACTCcttaacttttctttttaaaaaacaaaatgtgtgtaCATTCCTTGATTATGAAACAGTCCTCAGCCATGGTTGGCAGTGTTAAAGTATGCAGTGATATGGGTTTTCCAGAACCAGCACGGTGcactggttagagtgttggactagggcctgagaAACCAAGGTACAAACCCCACTCTGTCCTAAAGCTCAGTGGGTGCCCTTAGACTAGTTACTGCCTCTCActttaacttacctcacaggttgatgtgatgataaaatgggagTTCAGGGGAGAACTATAtgtaccttgagatccttggaagagagatgggatataaacaaataaattaaaaataaataatttccaaACCCTAAATCAATTGAGTCTGATTTTACATAATGGATTGTTTTAGTAAAAATAAGAAGCGGGGATTAGGTGAATCATGTTTGGGCTAGTTGAGGCTCATCTGCATAGCACTACCAGGGTTGCATGCGAACTTAGCCATTGAAGCTGTAATGCTGTATTCAAGCCAAAGCTTTACTTGAAAATACTCTtcgagatataccgtattttttgctccatggggcacaccggaccatagggcacacctagtttttaggggggggtaaataaaggggggaattattcccccccccccgccaccccaaagagcaaagaagccaagacagcgagcgagatccatcccgctggctgccttggcttcctctttagccacacgcaacctctccagccgggagaggctgcgcgtggctTTGGCAGaaggatcccgctcgctgttttggcttcgtttttagccgcggggctggggcgggggaacccCGAGATTCCCCCAGCCCCCGAAACAGGTCCAGGAGCGGCGGCAAGATTGCGTGCAACCTCACCgtcactcccagagcttgcggggctgggaaTGGGGGAAGCCCCCAaaacaggcagctatccgcaagccttcggagctctccaaaggcttgcggatagctgcctggagagcgagaggggtcggtgcgcaccgacccctcttgctctccaggcttcagcgaaagcctgcattcactccataggacgcacacacatttccccttcatttttggagggggaaaagtgcgtcctatagagcaaaaaatgcagtAACAGCTTGGCAACATATACTTCCTTACATAGGGCTGTGTCCAATGCTAGTCCTTTTCACAGTAGACCTGTTGAACTTAATGGACGTTACTAATGGGAGGAATTCATTGTCGTATGAAGGATGTTGTTCTGTCAGCACTAGTGTTTTCTGCTTGCCTTATGGAATGATCTTCCCTCTTCTCCCACGACATGCTGTTCTTAGTGTTCTCCCGCCCCTCCAGAGCAGCTTTGAGTGGGGTACCATTGCACTAGTGGGAGTCATTGTGCTGACTTCTGCTAGTAGTATGGAAAGGTTGACACTGACCATAGGTTTAataatttcaattggtctactttgagtatgactaaGCTTGGCTACAACTCAGGGtttaaaatttaaaggaaaacaaacacacaaaaatgtatttatatttattacatATTCATGTACACTTCTGAGGGATAGTCATCTACAAAAAGTTAATCACAActttgaaactgcagagtttgacTGTTTTATGTGTAACtaatgaattttatgaaataatggaTTTTTACAAATGGGGGAAAAACAGTAGAAAATTTTTCTACCTTGCATCACTGATATGTGCTTCAAAAGGTATCTATCTTGAATGTCTGAAGCATTGTAAGAACTGAGACAGTATGGACATGTTCTTGGAAGAGGCAGGCAAGTCAAAATCCTTTCCAGCAGGAGGCTTGCCACAATTTGTGTATTTGAATTAATATTTAGGTGCTTCTGAATTTCTGCTTGAACCAGCTCTGCTGATATACTCCTCTATGAAGAATGTCTCAGTTTTCAAGCCTAATTCTACCTGCCTGATTCCAGGCTGAGGTAGTAGTTTGTACAGTTTGAGGGTCTATGATACCACCCGGTACAGGAGATAACTGTACAGGCCACTGCCTTGCCTGGGACAGAGCTTTATCTGCTAAAACAAGGCGCTTCCTCCCTGCATTCGTTTGGTGCCAGGTAACTGTTGCTACTTAAAGACCATCAGTCTCTCTCAAATGTATGTGTGTTTAAACAATAGATTCAggaatttaaaaaaacctgtgcaTTGCAGTGTGCATGGTAGAGAGTTGGCTCTTCAGACTAGCATGTCTGTCCTGGGCATTCATTTTTGGCTTGCAAAATTGTTCTTCAAAATGTGGCTACGTCCCTCTGTATGTTCTTATCAGTTTCACTGGAAAATACTTAAGCACATTATTTTTCATGCGATTAAAGGGCTGCAAAATGTGTGGGTTCTGCATCCTTACTTTCCACTTGGGAGTTGAAATTCCATCTTATTTGCTCTCCCACTATAGTTTGTCTTTTGAAGAAGCTGACTTATTTACATCAACATTTATAAATATAACTTTGAGTAAAGTCTGAGAAACAATTTTACAAGATTAGTTTTATTTGCTGTATAACTTACTTAACTGTAACTGGAGTACAAACCAAAAAAGTATGTTGAAAATACTGATTGAGAAATACTGCAAATATAATGCAAGTGATCAATCTCAATGTTCTATTCGTGTTTATATACATGTTTAAGTATTGCTGTTTAGTTGTCTTTTACTTGTTTACTTCCGTTCATTTCTTTTTATCCAGAAGTAGTTTTCAGAGTTCAGTATCCCAGAATTCTCATTTTAACTGCAGTTGTTGAGCTGAGGTGGTTGGCACTCGGATAAGGTTTACATGACTGCTAAATTCTTAACACAGCTAAAAGTTAAACAAACTGCAGGTAGAGAAATGGTTATATTTTTTAACAGAAAGTACAGTATATTATTCCTACTGGCTGAAACCTAAAACATTTTCATGCTGGGTCATGCAAGTACTGTACTATTTTGCTCAGGCTATGCCAGAAGACTGTAATTCGTGGCTTCAGTTTTAACCCACACAATAACTGTTTCAAGAAAAATAACTGTCTCTATTGAAATAAACAAACTGTTATTACTGGCCAGGTGATGCAGGGTTGCTGTATAATATTGTTTGCCTTGTTGATTTCTTGTAGATACAATCAGATACCTCTCTCTGCATGACAATAAATACATCAGATACTTCCCAGGACATAGCAAAAGGTAAGATGAGTAGTGCACTCGTAATTTTGCTGGTAAAGAAGCAGGAATAACGGTGCATTTTGTTGAATTTTTATCTTGTTTAAATTGGCAAGaatgaaagatgaaaaaataGTTTTGTGTCATTTATTTTTATCTCACCTTCAGAGTTGTTGCTCTGTCCATGTCTCCAGTGGATGATACCTTTATTTCTGGGTCGCTTGATAAGACCATCAGACTTTGGGATCTTCGATCTCCAAATTGCCAGGTATTGAGTATTGGTTAATGGGTAGTCGGCATAAGGTGCACTGGAGGGCTGCTTCAGAATGTAGAATAGACTGTAGAGCATAGTATTCAATTCCACTAAAAGATGGCGTGTTGCCAAAGGAATTACAAGCCTATAAATCTGTTCTGTGCATCAGTTTGAGCCTTTTCTCTAATACTAATTGCCAGAATTTGTGGTGGTTCAGCATTGGAATCGCAACTGGGGAGGGAAATGTTCACCTCCCCATGTGTTGTGGTCCCAAAGAACATTCTCCCTCCATGCACACACTTCATAGTAATATTTTTAAACCTTATGCATGGTTGTTACCCACACAATTATAGCAAATGTTCAGCCTTTGGGTATGTATCCAGTTTCTTCGTCAAAAGCTGCAACTCTGGGATGAAGAGAATTATTCTATTGATGAAGAGCAAGGTAGTTGTAGGAAGCACTGGAATCTGATTGGATATCTCTGTTACATTATTTGATTTCTAAATATATCAAGGACACAAATAAAGATTAATTTGTAACTTGCATTGATATCTTAGCCTTTGATTTAATAAATAAGGACCAGCTGTGGCACACAAGTTGGCCAGTGCTAATATTGACAAAAGGTTACTGTGACTTGTACAGACTCTGCGTTAGAACACTACCCTGCAATTAAGAGTGTGCATTAATGATGTTTTAATATAAGCAGTTTCGATAAAAATGGGTAAAGGAGAGCTGTAGTTAGGTCCCACTTTTCATTTTTTGCATAAACAACATTATTGCAGAAATGTCTGCTTTGGTGGAATGAAAGATTTCAGCTCAGCTTTATTCCAATAACCTAGCATTGTTATCATGAAATAAGATAGGCTTAACTAACATTGTCTAAATTTGGATCACTGTAGGAAGTAATCAAGCACTCTTAGGTTATGTTTGCTTAAATATCCCAAAAATGTAAATGGCTGCTTGATAGCCAAATGTGTAAACACAAACAGGCATTTAGATACCTGCAACCTTTTTCTTGGTAAAATGTTAACTGGGAAATTTCAGATAGCTGCTGTCAAAACATCTGTTCAGATTCAAAAGCAGATAGTTCCTATTTTGAGTATTTTCTCTGCCAAGGCTTTAGCTCAATTTGAGGCTGAGCTTTGGGGAGGAGTAAAATCAGAactataattaaataaattttaaacaaaGATCTTGGGACTCCCTATATGAACACCATCAATTCCTCTTAGATCCAACTTTAGCTTATCTTTTGTAGCTGgaccctttacttttacctttacctttaaacaaaatGAATATGTCTTAACTAAATTGTATTCATTGGAATACCTAAGGGTCAGTGTCAGATGGCAAGGGTGGCTGCTCACGAGTAAGCAGACAGGACTCCGACcagtcttttacaggttttattttggtgcaaattatTTACCCAAAGTTCATgcctgcctcaatcgctagcagagtTCAGGAGTGcctgtttcctggacctcctccagcATAAAAGCCTCGTTACGCCCAGCCTTTTCCATCCCTCTTTGCGCTTTAGACTTCTGTGCAGGGTGGGCGACAGAGGGgacgtgcttccctcctggccggctttgccagaagtggtgctgaggctcccaccagcatcctctggtccattcacctcttccccactggaggtggggtttTCCTCATCACTGGAagaagaactgctttgcaagattttcagaggctccctgtaacacaactgcccctctgtttcccgcccctgttctgatggcagttccctgacagtcagGTACAGAGTTGTCAAAAAACCAAGTAAACTGTAATTTAGCAATTGTTTATGAGGTCCAGAAAAATGGTGTAATTTATAATATGTTTCTCATAAGATTATGCCAAGGCACGTTACCTGTAAATACTAACTTTCCTTGGTTCTTCACGGAGCTTAGACTCAAGTAATGCCACCCATATATATTGAATGGAGTTTTACAGGTATCTGTGGCACCAATGAAAATGTGGGTTTGGCTGTAATCATATAGAAGACATAATTCACAACTAAGTTTTTTCAATTATATGTTGAACCATGGAAATTTTAAATAATCTCTTAACAGTGTTGTGATAGAGCAATACTAGATATTGTGATATAATTGTTAATACAtagttttatttatatgctggcATTGCTTGCCACAGTAGTTAGGAAACTACATGCATACCTGTTAGTGATTCATCTTTGTTGATGATTCACATTTAATCATTCCAACTCAGTATTCTGGTTTAGAAATATAGTGGGCatgatttctattattattattaaataatgtaTAATGTATATTGTTGACTGTGAGAGAGAGTGCATGCGTTCTTGCTTGTATTGTGATTTAACAGTAATAGAAGTAACACTTTTTGTTTTATGTGGAGTAATTTCTTTTAATTTCCCAAATTATAGGGCTTGATGCATCCTCAAGGGAAGCCTGTGTGTTCATTTGATCCAGAGGGGCTGATTTTTGCAGCTGGGGTCAATTCCGAAATGGTGAAGCTTTATGATCTTCGCTCGTTTGATAAGGTATGTAATGTTCAGGTGCATTTGAGATTGTAAACATTCCCAAGAGATCTCTATAAACATGTCTGTAACAGGGGCAGAATTCCTGTGATTCAGACATCATGCATTTAACTCTAAAAAACAAAAGTCACACTCTAGATCTCTTAAAGTAAAACGTAATTTTTGTTAAGTGGTCCTGAGTTTTCATTCATGTTGAAGAATGCCCTATCTGATCAGGGTCTAGACCAGCATTCTTTGCCAGCATTCCAGTGACCAAGAGATGCTCACTGGCTCCCTTCAGTCTTCTCACAGAAAAAAATTCAGTATGACTGTGTTTGTGCAGGTTCATGTTAACTTTCATAAATAGAATGATTGAGATGGTTCTGCTATATGCCCTCATTTGGTTTTCTTTCTTGAAGGGTCCATTTGCTACCTTTAAGATGCAGTATGACCGAACCTGTGAGTGGACTGGTTTGAAGTTCAGCAGTGATGGTAAACTTGTTCTTATATCAACCAATGGAGGGTTCATCCGACTCATAGATGCCTTTAAAGGAGCTGTTCTTCATACATTTGCGGTGAGGCTGCTTTCCTTACTTTCTGGGGAGCTCTCTGTCTTAAACATCCTTAGTTATAGGTGAGATGTACCGtaattttcactccataagacacacttttttcctcctaaaaagtaaggggaaatgtgtgtgcgtcttatggagtgaatgcaggctgcgcacctatctctgaagccagcacagcaagagggagagctgcgcagcgcctcttgttGTGCTGCCTTCCCAGTAAAGCGGAAGGAGGGACGGAAGGGAGCCCTTACGGAGCCCCTTCTGTCCCTCATCCTGCTTcactgggaagccagcagaccaAGAGGCGCTGCATagctctccctcttgctgtgctggcttcagcgatagctgaag is from Podarcis muralis chromosome 2, rPodMur119.hap1.1, whole genome shotgun sequence and encodes:
- the WDR82 gene encoding WD repeat-containing protein 82 isoform X1: MKLTDNVLRSFRVAKVFRENSDKINCFDFSPNGETVISSSDDDSIVLYDCQEGKPKRTLYSKKYGVDLIRYTHAANTVVYSSNKIDDTIRYLSLHDNKYIRYFPGHSKRVVALSMSPVDDTFISGSLDKTIRLWDLRSPNCQVGLMHPQGKPVCSFDPEGLIFAAGVNSEMVKLYDLRSFDKGPFATFKMQYDRTCEWTGLKFSSDGKLVLISTNGGFIRLIDAFKGAVLHTFAGFNNTKAVTLEASFTPDSQFIMIGSEDGKIHVWNGETGMKVAVLDGKHTGPITCLQFNPRFMTFASACSNMAFWLPTIDD
- the WDR82 gene encoding WD repeat-containing protein 82 isoform X2 encodes the protein MKLTDNVLRSFRVAKVFRENSDKINCFDFSPNGETVISSSDDDSIVLYDCQEGKPKRTLYSKKYGVDLIRYTHAANTVVYSSNKIDDTIRYLSLHDNKYIRYFPGHSKRVVALSMSPVDDTFISGSLDKTIRLWDLRSPNCQGLMHPQGKPVCSFDPEGLIFAAGVNSEMVKLYDLRSFDKGPFATFKMQYDRTCEWTGLKFSSDGKLVLISTNGGFIRLIDAFKGAVLHTFAGFNNTKAVTLEASFTPDSQFIMIGSEDGKIHVWNGETGMKVAVLDGKHTGPITCLQFNPRFMTFASACSNMAFWLPTIDD